From a region of the Fimbriiglobus ruber genome:
- a CDS encoding PQQ-binding-like beta-propeller repeat protein, whose protein sequence is MRRSLCRCATLMILATALALAAGNPRPVAAQVVKVQAVPVPAAQVGKDGEDPSIGKPDGYVQFVFPKNRDDSERLKAVIEYMEKKTVPWDVVTSTAQQLLDNKSDSFFVRTDTKSGKDAGNRVSVKAKINELIGEFPKEGRQFYELTYGPPADALLKEAVQNGYDKTTLADVSQRYFHTRAGAQATLLLATLDLETGNYTEAAYGFHRLLARPEGDDTLTPRALFKAVVAFRRTGDARQAETAAKLWDRLEKKFPRDGVVFGRKTYSLEDLKKELDHPAELLGQIGDGFVSMRYGNPTHTGLGDSGTPFLDPSFAFPMLYRTDDQSREGSEWVRQKLEESLKQLDRAKGQVAIPGFFPVTAPNVIIYRTYDGVYAVSTRDTRFPVQDRNIPAGGLVWMSPTRGGAQSVMSGNGRQSAQIWWQQYWATRMPTVLFENAQAGSLCHDGKFVYFVDDLAILTPPQMFNPEMGFPQPNGIATTHAGDFSRLIALNIDTGKMVWELGGPGAVQATDQDEESTTNTQKLTENSYFLGPPLPVNGKLFSVYEKNSQIKLVCMNPYVQAKGSKPELVWTQNLGSPTTPLSQDSLRRIQPAYLAFADGVMICPTNSGAVVAVDVNARSLLWARYYGEAQKEAPVQPGIRQFPGGFNARNPQGANLTLPHERWRASAPIIAGGKVVFTAHDSNQLQCLALRTGELVWSDARRADDLYVGGVVGDKVLVVGKESVRAYALGGDGKGKPSVVWESVSIGTPCGHGIAGKDGLFYVPVVGSPDKTSKEAQVWVIDVNTGRVKSKTTIRRKGDGATDPRFAIGNLVFHDGQLFSQSATDVTAFPLIELKKREMDRLLKNNPRDPVGLADRGELQLDDGKIREAIADFKAANQNNPPELVRKKIRQKLYLAYTDLLRDDFAAGESILNEYEALCEVPIESDDPAEKQRLMDEQVRRKGLYLALVAKGREKQGRLAEAFDHYRAFAALGDNKQLVAIYDEPNGTTRPDVWARGKIDSMIRHATDPAVRKPLEERVQKDWDGVRTANDLTRLREFVKVFGPYFPAGREAQLLLAEKLLQTNNDEDLREAQTQLMQLWATADDPPTAAKAVEALARVMTRRGMLEDAVGLYAQLGTKYADVTIRDGKTGADIYGDLITDKRLLPYLEPSPGPTSSRYKVDVQQGQGAMNRLVLQSFALTPEGDLFPFFRRFSLTMESSPNQDGSWALKVIDRYTGEERCKFGGLTQIMTLNGINQGMPTYRIAQANGHLVLLTIGQFAYCFDLAEKRELWRYNLIGAGAAPYNNPPRMEMADGDALFSYEDGWTLRLGRSAVLQPTYTCLVTRDGLVALDPATGQKLWVRSNVSPKVQIFGDAKHVFLVEGSNSRVIRAVDGTTVAGAKDFAGVFTGTSRVGVFGRLILLNEGGGEDKPRTLRLYDPLNGQDVWTKEYPPKSLLIKTLDPELTGCLNAEGDFEVLAARTGKIIFRGAVDPARREPHLVDSTGRITATQPVVLADADRVYLFLNKPGGQANYYSTMIRHLPVNGAAYGFDRATGKRLWFTDRLFENQLLLLERFDDLPVLVAAGQVMDETTKTFSYQVAILDKQLGKLKLHRQFPQNGFFVAAFSEPKTRVVEFWRYDLRVRIVPETDGKGDK, encoded by the coding sequence ATGCGCCGTTCTCTTTGCCGATGCGCGACTCTCATGATCCTCGCGACCGCGCTGGCGCTCGCGGCGGGGAACCCGCGGCCGGTCGCGGCCCAGGTGGTCAAGGTGCAGGCCGTTCCCGTGCCGGCGGCACAGGTCGGCAAGGATGGCGAAGACCCGTCGATCGGAAAGCCCGACGGCTACGTCCAGTTCGTTTTCCCCAAGAACCGCGACGACAGTGAACGACTGAAGGCCGTCATCGAGTACATGGAAAAGAAAACGGTCCCGTGGGACGTCGTCACCAGCACGGCCCAGCAACTGCTCGACAATAAAAGCGATTCTTTCTTCGTGCGCACGGACACCAAGAGCGGAAAGGACGCGGGGAACCGCGTCAGCGTGAAGGCCAAAATCAACGAACTCATCGGCGAGTTCCCCAAAGAAGGCCGCCAGTTTTACGAACTGACTTACGGCCCGCCGGCCGACGCGTTGCTCAAGGAAGCGGTTCAAAACGGGTACGACAAAACCACCCTCGCGGACGTCTCCCAACGGTACTTCCACACGCGGGCCGGCGCCCAGGCGACCTTGCTCCTCGCGACCCTCGACCTCGAAACCGGCAACTACACCGAGGCGGCCTACGGCTTCCACCGGTTGCTTGCCCGGCCCGAGGGTGACGACACGCTGACGCCCCGGGCGCTGTTCAAGGCCGTCGTCGCGTTCCGCCGGACGGGTGACGCCCGCCAGGCGGAAACGGCCGCCAAACTTTGGGACCGCCTCGAAAAGAAGTTCCCCCGCGACGGCGTCGTGTTCGGCCGCAAGACGTACTCCCTCGAAGACCTGAAAAAAGAACTCGACCACCCGGCCGAACTGCTCGGGCAGATCGGCGACGGCTTCGTGTCGATGCGGTACGGCAACCCGACGCACACCGGCCTCGGCGACTCCGGTACCCCGTTCCTCGACCCGTCGTTCGCCTTCCCGATGCTCTACCGGACGGACGACCAGTCCCGCGAAGGGTCCGAGTGGGTCCGCCAGAAGTTGGAAGAATCGCTCAAGCAACTCGACCGGGCCAAGGGGCAGGTGGCCATCCCCGGCTTCTTCCCGGTCACCGCCCCGAACGTCATCATCTACCGCACTTACGACGGCGTTTACGCCGTTTCGACCCGAGACACCCGGTTCCCCGTCCAGGACAGGAATATCCCCGCCGGCGGGTTGGTGTGGATGTCCCCGACCCGGGGCGGCGCGCAGTCCGTGATGAGCGGGAACGGCCGGCAGAGCGCCCAGATCTGGTGGCAGCAGTATTGGGCCACGCGAATGCCGACCGTGTTGTTCGAGAACGCGCAGGCCGGTTCACTCTGCCACGACGGGAAGTTCGTTTACTTCGTCGACGACCTGGCGATCCTGACCCCGCCCCAGATGTTCAACCCGGAGATGGGGTTCCCGCAACCCAACGGCATCGCTACCACTCACGCCGGGGACTTCAGTCGGCTGATCGCACTGAATATCGATACCGGGAAGATGGTCTGGGAACTCGGCGGGCCCGGTGCGGTTCAGGCGACCGACCAGGATGAGGAGTCCACGACCAACACCCAGAAACTCACCGAAAACTCCTACTTCCTCGGGCCGCCGCTCCCCGTGAACGGCAAACTCTTCTCCGTGTACGAGAAGAACAGCCAGATCAAACTCGTCTGCATGAACCCGTACGTTCAGGCGAAGGGGTCGAAGCCGGAACTGGTTTGGACGCAAAATCTCGGATCCCCGACCACGCCGCTGAGCCAGGACTCCCTGCGCCGCATTCAGCCGGCGTACCTCGCGTTCGCCGACGGCGTCATGATCTGCCCGACCAACAGTGGGGCCGTGGTCGCGGTCGACGTGAACGCCCGCAGCCTGCTCTGGGCTCGGTATTACGGCGAGGCCCAGAAAGAGGCGCCCGTTCAGCCCGGCATCCGGCAGTTCCCGGGCGGCTTCAACGCGCGGAACCCCCAGGGGGCCAACCTGACCCTCCCCCACGAACGCTGGCGCGCCTCCGCCCCGATCATCGCGGGCGGGAAAGTCGTGTTCACCGCCCACGACTCGAATCAACTCCAGTGCCTGGCCCTGCGGACCGGCGAACTCGTTTGGTCCGACGCCCGCCGGGCGGACGACTTGTACGTCGGCGGGGTCGTCGGCGACAAGGTTCTCGTCGTCGGCAAGGAGTCCGTTCGGGCGTACGCCCTCGGCGGGGACGGCAAAGGGAAGCCGTCGGTCGTTTGGGAGAGCGTCAGCATCGGAACTCCCTGCGGGCACGGGATCGCCGGCAAGGACGGGCTCTTCTACGTCCCGGTCGTCGGTTCCCCGGACAAGACCTCAAAAGAAGCCCAGGTCTGGGTGATCGACGTGAACACCGGCCGGGTGAAGTCAAAGACGACGATCCGCCGCAAGGGCGACGGCGCGACCGACCCGCGGTTCGCGATCGGGAATCTCGTATTCCACGACGGCCAACTCTTCTCCCAGTCCGCGACCGACGTGACCGCGTTCCCACTGATCGAATTGAAGAAACGGGAAATGGACCGTCTTCTCAAAAACAACCCGCGCGACCCCGTCGGACTCGCCGACCGGGGCGAACTCCAGCTCGACGACGGAAAAATTCGCGAAGCGATCGCGGACTTCAAGGCCGCCAACCAAAACAACCCACCCGAGCTGGTGCGTAAAAAGATTCGGCAGAAACTTTACCTCGCTTACACCGACCTCCTCCGCGACGATTTTGCCGCGGGCGAGTCCATACTGAACGAATACGAGGCGCTTTGCGAGGTTCCGATCGAAAGCGACGACCCAGCCGAAAAACAGCGGTTGATGGACGAACAGGTCCGGCGCAAGGGGCTTTATCTCGCGCTGGTCGCCAAGGGGCGGGAAAAGCAGGGCCGACTGGCCGAGGCGTTCGACCATTACCGTGCGTTCGCCGCCTTGGGGGACAACAAGCAACTCGTGGCGATTTACGACGAGCCCAATGGGACGACCCGCCCGGACGTTTGGGCTCGCGGGAAGATCGACAGCATGATCCGCCACGCGACCGACCCGGCCGTCCGGAAGCCGCTCGAAGAGCGCGTGCAGAAGGACTGGGACGGGGTCCGCACGGCCAACGATCTCACCCGGCTCCGCGAGTTCGTCAAGGTCTTCGGCCCGTACTTCCCGGCCGGCCGGGAAGCCCAACTCCTTCTCGCCGAAAAGCTGCTCCAGACCAACAACGACGAGGATCTCCGGGAAGCCCAAACACAACTCATGCAACTCTGGGCCACGGCCGACGACCCGCCGACGGCCGCGAAGGCGGTCGAGGCGTTGGCCCGGGTGATGACCCGGCGCGGTATGCTCGAAGACGCCGTCGGCCTCTACGCCCAGTTGGGCACGAAGTACGCCGACGTGACGATTCGTGACGGGAAGACCGGCGCGGACATTTACGGCGACCTCATCACGGACAAGCGGCTACTCCCCTACCTGGAGCCGAGCCCCGGCCCGACGTCGTCGCGGTACAAGGTGGACGTCCAACAGGGGCAGGGGGCGATGAACCGGCTCGTTCTGCAGTCGTTCGCCCTGACCCCCGAAGGCGACCTGTTCCCGTTCTTCCGCCGTTTCTCGCTGACGATGGAATCCAGCCCGAACCAGGACGGGTCGTGGGCGCTCAAGGTGATCGACCGCTACACCGGCGAGGAGCGGTGCAAGTTCGGCGGGCTCACCCAGATCATGACCCTGAACGGCATCAACCAGGGCATGCCGACGTACAGGATCGCGCAGGCCAACGGCCACCTCGTCCTGCTCACCATCGGCCAGTTCGCGTACTGCTTCGACCTCGCCGAGAAGCGCGAGCTCTGGCGGTACAACTTGATCGGCGCCGGCGCGGCCCCTTACAACAACCCGCCGCGGATGGAGATGGCCGACGGGGACGCCTTGTTCTCCTACGAGGACGGCTGGACCCTCCGCCTCGGCCGCTCGGCCGTCCTCCAGCCGACTTACACCTGCCTCGTCACCCGCGACGGTCTCGTGGCCCTCGACCCGGCGACCGGTCAGAAGCTGTGGGTCCGCTCGAACGTCTCGCCCAAGGTCCAGATTTTCGGCGACGCCAAGCACGTGTTCCTGGTCGAGGGCTCGAACTCCCGCGTGATCCGGGCGGTGGACGGGACGACCGTGGCCGGGGCCAAGGATTTCGCGGGCGTCTTCACCGGCACCTCCCGGGTCGGGGTGTTCGGGCGACTGATCCTGTTGAACGAGGGCGGCGGCGAGGACAAACCCCGCACCCTCCGCCTCTACGACCCGCTGAATGGTCAGGACGTGTGGACCAAGGAGTACCCGCCGAAATCGCTGCTCATCAAGACGCTCGACCCGGAACTGACCGGCTGCCTGAACGCCGAGGGCGACTTCGAAGTGTTGGCCGCGCGGACCGGGAAGATCATCTTCCGCGGGGCGGTGGACCCCGCCCGCCGCGAGCCGCACCTGGTCGATTCGACCGGCCGCATCACGGCGACTCAACCCGTCGTCCTCGCGGACGCCGACCGCGTCTACTTGTTCCTGAACAAGCCGGGCGGTCAGGCGAATTACTACAGCACGATGATCCGCCACCTGCCGGTCAACGGGGCCGCCTACGGGTTCGACCGGGCCACCGGGAAGCGCCTCTGGTTCACCGACCGCTTGTTCGAGAATCAGTTACTGCTCCTGGAGCGATTCGACGACCTTCCCGTCCTGGTCGCGGCCGGGCAAGTTATGGACGAGACCACCAAGACCTTCTCATACCAGGTCGCGATTTTGGACAAGCAGTTGGGCAAGCTAAAACTGCACCGCCAGTTCCCGCAGAACGGCTTCTTCGTGGCCGCGTTCAGCGAGCCGAAGACGCGAGTGGTCGAGTTCTGGCGGTACGACCTCCGCGTGCGGATTGTTCCCGAGACGGACGGCAAAGGGGACAAGTAA
- a CDS encoding prenyltransferase/squalene oxidase repeat-containing protein — MMITDRLTRPVARLALAFAALAAVAVPATAQEGGKKKMDVDAIVDRGLEWLKKTQAPDGHWEAQGGQYPTSMTAMAGMCMLMHGSTLREGKYCDNIVKAVDWFMARSQASGLLGNPANPTESSRYTYGHGFGMLFLASVYGEEEDGDRRKKLEVMLKKAVEFCGKAQTDRGGWGYVSAKDGGNFDEGSTTITQLQGLRAARNAGIPVPKEIIDKATKYLHDCTTPRGGIIYSLAHGAAQAGQERPALTAAAVACAFSSGQYKDEYAKKWIKYCKENIPLRRGGGQDEYQSYYLSQALYVLGEDRYGDLFPKDAKDSWLTWSAYKKATFDDIQSSQNADGSWNGVGYVGPVFGTCINLTILQLDKATLPIYHR, encoded by the coding sequence ATGATGATCACGGACCGGCTGACGCGACCCGTCGCCCGCCTCGCGCTGGCTTTTGCCGCTCTCGCCGCCGTTGCGGTACCCGCAACGGCGCAAGAGGGTGGCAAAAAGAAGATGGACGTCGACGCGATCGTCGACCGCGGCCTGGAGTGGTTGAAGAAGACCCAGGCGCCAGACGGCCACTGGGAAGCCCAGGGCGGGCAGTACCCCACGTCGATGACCGCGATGGCCGGCATGTGCATGCTCATGCACGGCAGCACCCTCCGGGAAGGGAAATACTGCGACAACATCGTCAAGGCGGTCGACTGGTTCATGGCCCGGTCTCAGGCGTCCGGGCTCCTCGGCAACCCGGCGAACCCGACCGAGTCGTCCCGGTACACCTACGGGCACGGCTTCGGCATGCTCTTCCTCGCCAGCGTCTACGGCGAAGAGGAAGACGGCGACCGGCGGAAGAAACTCGAAGTCATGCTGAAGAAGGCCGTCGAGTTCTGCGGCAAGGCCCAGACGGACAGGGGCGGGTGGGGGTACGTGTCGGCCAAGGACGGCGGCAACTTCGACGAAGGGTCCACGACCATCACCCAACTCCAGGGCCTCCGGGCGGCGCGGAACGCCGGCATCCCGGTGCCCAAGGAAATCATCGACAAGGCGACGAAGTACCTCCACGACTGCACGACGCCCCGCGGCGGAATCATCTACAGCCTCGCCCACGGGGCCGCCCAGGCCGGCCAGGAGCGACCGGCCTTGACCGCGGCGGCCGTCGCCTGTGCGTTCAGCTCGGGCCAGTACAAGGACGAGTACGCCAAGAAGTGGATCAAGTACTGCAAGGAAAACATCCCCCTCCGCCGGGGGGGCGGGCAGGACGAATACCAGAGCTACTACCTGTCACAGGCGCTTTACGTCCTCGGCGAAGACCGCTACGGCGACCTCTTCCCGAAAGACGCGAAGGACTCCTGGCTGACCTGGAGCGCGTACAAGAAGGCGACGTTCGACGACATCCAGAGTTCGCAGAACGCCGACGGCAGTTGGAACGGCGTCGGGTACGTCGGCCCCGTGTTCGGTACCTGCATTAACCTGACCATCCTCCAACTCGATAAGGCCACGCTGCCGATTTACCACCGCTAA
- a CDS encoding radical SAM/SPASM domain-containing protein, protein MAGPHTTPTLTRGEARTQGHGPREFRPNYLSFAGTYQCNLACPHCCVPIEWTDRLDIAVATRFLEQAHEAGIGILGFTGGEPFVYPEFVIALTRRAAELGFRFDKLMSNGVWYTDEDQLAHILTELRDAGFSGKLGLSVDKFHGMDIGKLAGYCRVARRVFDRDNIVSLSYASRAPDKGLEPIERLARELGGVIAWSDVLRRYLLVSDDFTMTMNWNHLAPVERAEKLPGNSWDGTWFQEDYCEGPGQALIVNPRGEVKPCCGFASDLDQLTIGNIYSDSVEEVVRRGRAHPVVGKIFSQGLSAIRDEILARDPNALPGATSNHCYFCWYVLSKGVFDQTRDNPADRVGSGGQWEKLKADAEGRISLI, encoded by the coding sequence ATGGCTGGACCGCACACCACCCCGACCCTGACTCGCGGCGAAGCCCGCACCCAGGGGCACGGTCCGCGCGAGTTCCGGCCCAACTACCTGTCGTTTGCCGGAACGTATCAGTGTAATTTGGCCTGCCCGCACTGCTGCGTCCCCATCGAGTGGACCGACCGGCTCGATATTGCAGTCGCGACCCGCTTCCTCGAACAGGCCCATGAAGCGGGCATCGGCATCTTGGGCTTCACGGGCGGTGAGCCGTTTGTTTACCCCGAGTTCGTGATCGCCCTGACCCGCCGCGCGGCCGAACTCGGATTCCGGTTCGACAAGCTCATGTCGAACGGCGTCTGGTACACCGACGAAGACCAGCTCGCGCACATCCTCACCGAACTCCGTGACGCCGGCTTCAGCGGCAAACTCGGCCTGAGTGTGGACAAGTTCCACGGCATGGACATCGGGAAGTTGGCGGGGTACTGCCGGGTCGCACGACGGGTCTTCGACCGGGACAACATCGTCTCGTTGAGTTACGCCAGCCGGGCGCCGGACAAGGGTTTGGAACCCATCGAACGGCTCGCGCGGGAACTGGGCGGCGTGATCGCCTGGTCGGACGTGCTGCGAAGGTATCTACTCGTCAGCGATGACTTTACGATGACGATGAACTGGAACCACCTCGCCCCGGTCGAGCGGGCCGAGAAGCTACCGGGCAACTCGTGGGACGGGACGTGGTTTCAAGAAGATTACTGCGAGGGGCCGGGGCAGGCGCTGATCGTGAACCCGCGCGGCGAGGTGAAGCCGTGTTGCGGCTTCGCGTCCGACCTGGACCAGCTCACCATCGGCAACATTTATTCGGACTCCGTGGAAGAGGTCGTCCGCCGCGGCCGGGCGCATCCGGTGGTCGGCAAGATCTTTAGCCAGGGGCTGAGCGCGATCCGCGACGAGATTCTGGCCCGCGACCCGAACGCCTTGCCCGGAGCGACCTCGAACCACTGTTACTTCTGCTGGTACGTTCTTTCCAAGGGCGTTTTTGATCAGACGCGAGATAATCCCGCGGATCGCGTGGGGAGCGGCGGACAATGGGAGAAGTTGAAAGCCGATGCGGAAGGTCGAATTAGTTTGATATGA